In Trifolium pratense cultivar HEN17-A07 linkage group LG7, ARS_RC_1.1, whole genome shotgun sequence, a genomic segment contains:
- the LOC123898566 gene encoding G2/mitotic-specific cyclin S13-7-like isoform X2, with translation MDADDDTNNLAADEYLDELYNFYKLTEEENRASDYMESQKEINTKMRTIVVDWLVEVHRHFKLKTETLFLNINIIDRYLSLINVPKKELQLVAICSMSLACKYEEVSYPKVNDLLEISDKFYNRRQFISRERDIVEKLQWNFTVTTPYVFLVRLIRASIVQDKEMENMAFYLAELGLGNYYVMVLFSPSQIAAAAVYSARCILNRIQYWNQYLQNLAGYCIEQIKDCAKLLVRIYASAADVKTKSVYNKFSSPRKGHIALLPQPRNIEERL, from the exons ATGGATGCAGATGATGATACTAATAATTTAGCAGCAGATGAATATCTTGATGAACTATACAATTTCTACAAGCTAACAGAA gAAGAAAATCGAGCTTCAGACTACATGGAATCACAGAAGGAAATCAATACTAAGATGAGGACTATTGTCGTGGACTGGTTGGTTGAAGTTCATCGTCATTTTAAATTGAAGACAGAGACACTCTTTCTTAACATTAACATAATTGATAGATACCTCTCATTgattaatgtaccaaaaaaagagcTACAGTTAGTGGCAATATGTTCAATGTCCTTAGCTTGCAAATATGAAGAAGTGTCATATCCTAAG GTAAATGATTTGTTGGAGATATCAGATAAATTTTATAACAGACGCCAGTTTATTTCGAGGGAGAGAGATATTGTTGAAAAGCTTCAATGGAATTTTACAGTAACTACACCCTATGTGTTTTTAGTTCGACTTATTAGAGCGTCTATTGTTCAAGATAAAGAG ATGGAGAACATGGCATTTTACCTAGCAGAACTTGGACTTGGAAATTATTATGTCATGGTATTATTCTCGCCTTCACAGATTGCTGCAGCAGCTGTTTACTCGGCTCGTTGTATACTCAATAGGATTCAATATTGGAATCAATATCTGCAGAACCTAGCTGGTTACTGCATAGAACAAATCAA AGATTGCGCGAAGCTATTAGTGAGGATATACGCAAGTGCAGCAGATGTTAAAACCAAATCAGTGTACAACAAATTCTCAAGTCCTAGGAAAGGTCACATTGCTCTTTTACCACAGCCGCGTAACATCGAAGAAAGATTGTAG
- the LOC123898566 gene encoding G2/mitotic-specific cyclin S13-7-like isoform X1, translating into MDTKSKGKHKGKQKEERSNRRVLGDIGNLEGNQVSRPITRNFHKKLLEKAEAAANSAPELEVPANCDQGATLRNQNVGDDCAQKPNPEAVHVDSSEAGEKLDLVPKKEGSGRSSREDPILNSPLTTLSKPNPEAVDVDSSEAGEKLDSVPKKEGSGKSAREDQIPNSPPTTKSKIARRILIEPEDQPVDMDADDDTNNLAADEYLDELYNFYKLTEEENRASDYMESQKEINTKMRTIVVDWLVEVHRHFKLKTETLFLNINIIDRYLSLINVPKKELQLVAICSMSLACKYEEVSYPKVNDLLEISDKFYNRRQFISRERDIVEKLQWNFTVTTPYVFLVRLIRASIVQDKEMENMAFYLAELGLGNYYVMVLFSPSQIAAAAVYSARCILNRIQYWNQYLQNLAGYCIEQIKDCAKLLVRIYASAADVKTKSVYNKFSSPRKGHIALLPQPRNIEERL; encoded by the exons GGAAACACAAGGGGAAGCAGAAGGAAGAAAGAAGCAACCGTCGTGTTCTTGGAGATATCGGTAATCTTGAGGGGAATCAGGTTTCAAGACCCATCACAAG gaatttccataaaaaattattggaaaAAGCAGAAGCTGCAGCT AACTCGGCACCAGAATTAGAAGTTCCGGCTAATTGTGACCAAGGAGCTACACTAAGGAATCAA AATGTTGGTGATGATTGTGCTCAAAAGCCAAATCCTGAGGCTGTACATGTCGACAGTTCTGAAGCAGGAGAAAAACTTGATTTAGTTCCTAAAAAAGAGGGCAGTGGAAGATCTTCTAGGGAGGACCCGATTCTGAATTCGCCACTTACTACATTAAGCAAG CCAAATCCCGAGGCTGTAGATGTCGATAGTTCTGAAGCTGGAGAAAAACTTGATTCAGTTCCTAAAAAAGAGGGCAGCGGAAAATCTGCTAGGGAGGACCAGATTCCGAATTCGCCACCTACTACAAAAAGCAAG ATTGCTCGCAGAATCTTGATTGAGCCCGAGGATCAGCCTGTTGACATGGATGCAGATGATGATACTAATAATTTAGCAGCAGATGAATATCTTGATGAACTATACAATTTCTACAAGCTAACAGAA gAAGAAAATCGAGCTTCAGACTACATGGAATCACAGAAGGAAATCAATACTAAGATGAGGACTATTGTCGTGGACTGGTTGGTTGAAGTTCATCGTCATTTTAAATTGAAGACAGAGACACTCTTTCTTAACATTAACATAATTGATAGATACCTCTCATTgattaatgtaccaaaaaaagagcTACAGTTAGTGGCAATATGTTCAATGTCCTTAGCTTGCAAATATGAAGAAGTGTCATATCCTAAG GTAAATGATTTGTTGGAGATATCAGATAAATTTTATAACAGACGCCAGTTTATTTCGAGGGAGAGAGATATTGTTGAAAAGCTTCAATGGAATTTTACAGTAACTACACCCTATGTGTTTTTAGTTCGACTTATTAGAGCGTCTATTGTTCAAGATAAAGAG ATGGAGAACATGGCATTTTACCTAGCAGAACTTGGACTTGGAAATTATTATGTCATGGTATTATTCTCGCCTTCACAGATTGCTGCAGCAGCTGTTTACTCGGCTCGTTGTATACTCAATAGGATTCAATATTGGAATCAATATCTGCAGAACCTAGCTGGTTACTGCATAGAACAAATCAA AGATTGCGCGAAGCTATTAGTGAGGATATACGCAAGTGCAGCAGATGTTAAAACCAAATCAGTGTACAACAAATTCTCAAGTCCTAGGAAAGGTCACATTGCTCTTTTACCACAGCCGCGTAACATCGAAGAAAGATTGTAG